One genomic window of Augochlora pura isolate Apur16 chromosome 5, APUR_v2.2.1, whole genome shotgun sequence includes the following:
- the Hacd2 gene encoding 3-hydroxyacyl-CoA dehydratase 2 isoform X1, whose protein sequence is MAETLIPFVYWAQTESQVTLKVDLTNVRDLDVDMDEKRLCVNAHGHGAKGFNNYRFILDLNSAINTEESRYNVVDREVDFVLKKKCLGWWPRLTSQPQKPAWLKIDFDKWSAEDLDDIDDKKRDICNDYPGMYDKLYKEEFGYKREDSRTVYLIIYNLCQFVGFTYVVTIMTIMYLRDGPASMKETYAAVGNPIKCVQLLQFLEVAHALFGYTKSSTLVSFLQVGGRAFVLFAMVEAEPRMQTKPVVFYLFLAWSIIEIVRYPYYITQLLKIEIPLLTSLRYTIWMPLYPLGFLCEGVIILRNIPYFEETGKFTYSMPNSWNFAFHFPSFLRIYLLIFCLPILYMFMSRMNQARYKKLGKHKLRKKYA, encoded by the exons ATGGCTGAGACATTAATTCCATTTGTATACTGGGCTCAAACAGAAAGTCAAGTTACCTTAAAGGTAGATTTGACCAATGTTAGG gATTTAGATGTTGATATGGATGAGAAGAGATTGTGCGTTAATGCACATGGACATGGTGCCAAAGGTTTCAATAATTATCGCTTTATTCTTGATTTAAATTCAGCCATTAATACTGAG gAAAGTCGTTACAATGTAGTAGATCGCGAAGTTGATTttgtattaaagaaaaaatgtcTTGGTTGGTGGCCAAGATTAACTAGTCAACCACAAAAACCAGCTTggttaaaaatcgattttgatAAGTGGTCAGCTGAAGACTTAGATGATATTGATGATAAAAAACGGGATATATGCAATGATTATCCTGGCATGTATGACAAATTATACAAAGAAGAATTTGGATACAAGAGAG AAGATTCGAGGACGgtgtacttaataatttataatctttgCCAATTTGTTGGTTTTACATATGTTGTCACTATAATGACAATAATGTATTTACGAGATGGGCCAG ctTCCATGAAAGAAACATATGCAGCTGTCGGGAATCCAATAAAATGTGTACAACTTTTACAGTTTTTAGAAGTAGCGCATGCCTTATTTGGTTATACTAAAAGCAGTACCTTGGTATCATTTTTACAAGTAGGAGGTAGagcatttgttttatttgctATGGTTGAAGCTGAACCACGTATGCAAACAAAACCTGTTGTGTTCTACCTATTCCTTGCTTGGagtataatagaaatagttaGATATCCTTACTACATAAcgcaattattgaaaattgaaattccacTTTTAACATCGCTAAGATACACCATATGGATGCCATTATATCCGCtaggatttttatgcgaaggAGTCATAATATTACGGAATATTCCGTATTTTGAAGAAACGGGGAAATTTACTTATTCCATGCCCAATTCTTGGAATTTTGCATTTCATTTCCCATCATtcttaagaatatatttacttatattttgtttacccattttatatatgttcATGTCTCGTATGAATCAGGCACGTTATAAAAAATTAGGTAAACACAAATTGAGGAAAAAGTATGCatga
- the Hacd2 gene encoding 3-hydroxyacyl-CoA dehydratase 2 isoform X2: MAETLIPFVYWAQTESQVTLKVDLTNVRDLDVDMDEKRLCVNAHGHGAKGFNNYRFILDLNSAINTEESRYNVVDREVDFVLKKKCLGWWPRLTSQPQKPAWLKIDFDKWSAEDLDDIDDKKRDICNDYPGMYDKLYKEEFGYKRDSRTVYLIIYNLCQFVGFTYVVTIMTIMYLRDGPASMKETYAAVGNPIKCVQLLQFLEVAHALFGYTKSSTLVSFLQVGGRAFVLFAMVEAEPRMQTKPVVFYLFLAWSIIEIVRYPYYITQLLKIEIPLLTSLRYTIWMPLYPLGFLCEGVIILRNIPYFEETGKFTYSMPNSWNFAFHFPSFLRIYLLIFCLPILYMFMSRMNQARYKKLGKHKLRKKYA, translated from the exons ATGGCTGAGACATTAATTCCATTTGTATACTGGGCTCAAACAGAAAGTCAAGTTACCTTAAAGGTAGATTTGACCAATGTTAGG gATTTAGATGTTGATATGGATGAGAAGAGATTGTGCGTTAATGCACATGGACATGGTGCCAAAGGTTTCAATAATTATCGCTTTATTCTTGATTTAAATTCAGCCATTAATACTGAG gAAAGTCGTTACAATGTAGTAGATCGCGAAGTTGATTttgtattaaagaaaaaatgtcTTGGTTGGTGGCCAAGATTAACTAGTCAACCACAAAAACCAGCTTggttaaaaatcgattttgatAAGTGGTCAGCTGAAGACTTAGATGATATTGATGATAAAAAACGGGATATATGCAATGATTATCCTGGCATGTATGACAAATTATACAAAGAAGAATTTGGATACAAGAGAG ATTCGAGGACGgtgtacttaataatttataatctttgCCAATTTGTTGGTTTTACATATGTTGTCACTATAATGACAATAATGTATTTACGAGATGGGCCAG ctTCCATGAAAGAAACATATGCAGCTGTCGGGAATCCAATAAAATGTGTACAACTTTTACAGTTTTTAGAAGTAGCGCATGCCTTATTTGGTTATACTAAAAGCAGTACCTTGGTATCATTTTTACAAGTAGGAGGTAGagcatttgttttatttgctATGGTTGAAGCTGAACCACGTATGCAAACAAAACCTGTTGTGTTCTACCTATTCCTTGCTTGGagtataatagaaatagttaGATATCCTTACTACATAAcgcaattattgaaaattgaaattccacTTTTAACATCGCTAAGATACACCATATGGATGCCATTATATCCGCtaggatttttatgcgaaggAGTCATAATATTACGGAATATTCCGTATTTTGAAGAAACGGGGAAATTTACTTATTCCATGCCCAATTCTTGGAATTTTGCATTTCATTTCCCATCATtcttaagaatatatttacttatattttgtttacccattttatatatgttcATGTCTCGTATGAATCAGGCACGTTATAAAAAATTAGGTAAACACAAATTGAGGAAAAAGTATGCatga
- the Rsod gene encoding superoxide dismutase family protein Rsod: protein MDEVTLCRAGDLKRHGTIDIAGKKLYAPILTRKLFTDTLLSLSGPNSIIGKSLVIYDDTGPRARGERLACSIISKVYRRKAVVKDWFGNGENIALRGKLEFIQQSEYDVTNGEITLDGLNGKMSGYHVHMTSVEHDLEFPCEGTSLYNHWNPFGVDISNGVPQPGEGTSDQYEMGDLSGKFGTLENRKRYMSTFNDTMLPLFGPRSVLGRSIVIHKKEKNIRWACSSIERGYSPSEASELRAIASFHHPQGYAYGYIKMTQLVHRDGAESETIIEVKLRHPGKNDRNITKDHNWAIYVNPVGVDASVQVKDTRCVAGGYIWNPHFTQLADPLNNDLYKQECGPDLPLRCYLGDLSGRLGPINIGLERQIFTDSNFPLGGLVSAMGRSIVIFDQNFGSNRFACANIEPDNDIVKYANIRKPPRFVLAQFLEDVRKVMGVPEWMLSIDSRKTKTLHNGACVQFLLHFKGPLVNKMEEDFNKLMSTGRLEAPSLYIPGYVPTKRKSTLGYRQCGSRDPNDKSSNPSGSSTSPQMPSQLIFIFITFFISYNTF, encoded by the exons ATGGATGAGGTAACATTATGTAGAGCAGGTGATTTAAAAAGACATGGTACAATCGATATTGCTGGGAAAAAACTTTATGCGCCTATTTTAACTAGAAAGCTCTTTACGGATACGTTATTATCTTTGTCTGGACCTAATAGTATTATAGGGAAAAGTTTAGTCATATATGACGACACTGGACCGCGTGCAAGAGGAGAAAGACTAGCATGTTCAAT AATTAGTAAAGTATACCGTCGTAAAGCTGTGGTAAAAGATTGGTTTGGAAATGGagaaaatattgcattaaGAGGAAAATTGGAGTTCATACAACAATCTGAATATGATGTTACAAATGGAGAAATAACTCTTGATGGTCTCAATGGAAAAATGAGTGGATATCATGTACACATg ACCTCGGTAGAACACGATTTAGAGTTCCCCTGTGAAGGTACATCTTTGTATAATCACTGGAACCCATTCGGTGTCGATATAAGTAATGGTGTACCACAACCTGGAGAAGGAACAAGTGACCAATACGAAATGGGTGATCTTAGTGGAAAATTTGGAACCttagaaaacagaaaaagatatATGTCAACTTTTAATGATACAATGCTTCCATTATTTGGACCAAGAAGTGTGCTGGGTCGAAGTATAGTGATccataaaaaagaaaagaacataAG atggGCATGTTCAAGTATAGAACGAGGATATTCACCATCCGAAGCTAGCGAACTTAGAGCTATTGCTTCTTTTCATCATCCACAAGGATATGCATATGGATacataaaaatg acaCAATTAGTACATCGGGATGGTGCTGAAAGTGAAACTATAATCGAAGTAAAACTTCGTCATCCTGGTAAAAATGATCGTAATATT ACAAAAGATCATAATTGGGCAATATATGTAAATCCAGTTGGTGTTGATGCATCTGTACAAGTAAAGGATACTAGATGTGTAGCAGGTGGATACATATGGAATCCCCATTTCACTCAGTTGGCAGATCCTCTAAAT aatGATCTATATAAACAAGAGTGTGGTCCTGATTTACCATTAAGATGTTATCTAGGAGATCTATCAGGCCGATTGGGGCCCATTAACATAGGATTAGAAAGACAGATTTTTACAGATTCAAACTTTCCTTTAGGTGGATTAGTATCAGCCATGGGAAGATCTATCGTTATTTTCGACCAAAATTTTGGGAGCAATAGATTTGCTTGCGCTAATATTGAACCCGACAATGATATCGTAAAATATGCAAACATAAGAAAACCACCACGTTTTGTAct GGCACAATTTTTAGAAGATGTACGTAAAGTTATGGGAGTCCCTGAATGGATGTTATCTATAGATAGTAGAAAAACTAAAACTTTACATAATGGAGCATGCgttcaatttctattacattttaaag gtccacttgttaataaaatggaagaagattttaataaacttatGTCTACCGGACGATTAGAGGCACCGAGTTTATACATTCCAGGATATGTTCCAACAAAACGTAAATCTACTTTAGGTTATCGGCAATGTGGCAGTCGGGACCCAAATGACAAAA gttCTAATCCTTCAGGTTCAAGTACATCTCCACAAATGCCATCACAgctgatatttattttcattacattcTTTATAAGCTATAATACATTCTGA